In a genomic window of Methanogenium sp. S4BF:
- a CDS encoding YIP1 family protein — MSTGFIDNVKGFLLDPTQTLIAHRDESLGDALQYFIIFLVIYGVLTGLMLGLFMGMVGGLAGAEAGMGPIGISGLAALGTLWMVIASIVFIIIFGVIALFIGGILLHIFVWIAGGRKGLTTTVRAVIYSVTPNLLFGWIPFIGILAGFWSLALEILAIKELHEISTTRAFVAVFLPAILIAVLAFFFLAALVAVTPVTAYY; from the coding sequence ATGTCAACCGGATTTATTGATAACGTAAAAGGATTTCTTCTCGACCCTACACAGACACTGATTGCCCACCGGGATGAGAGCCTTGGGGACGCACTGCAATATTTCATCATCTTCCTCGTCATCTACGGGGTACTGACCGGACTTATGCTTGGACTTTTCATGGGCATGGTCGGAGGACTGGCAGGTGCCGAAGCCGGAATGGGGCCCATTGGGATAAGCGGACTCGCTGCATTGGGCACCCTCTGGATGGTCATTGCATCCATCGTATTCATCATCATCTTCGGCGTCATCGCGCTCTTCATCGGAGGCATCCTTCTCCATATCTTCGTCTGGATTGCCGGCGGGAGGAAGGGGCTCACCACCACCGTACGGGCCGTCATCTACTCTGTCACCCCGAACCTGCTTTTTGGCTGGATTCCCTTCATCGGCATCCTCGCCGGGTTCTGGTCACTTGCACTCGAAATTCTCGCAATAAAAGAACTGCACGAAATCTCCACTACACGGGCTTTTGTCGCAGTATTTCTGCCGGCAATCCTCATTGCGGTTCTTGCCTTCTTCTTCCTTGCGGCACTCGTGGCTGTCACTCCGGTCACCGCATATTATTAA
- the recQ gene encoding DNA helicase RecQ: MSLYDTLRDYWGYTSFLPQQAEAISAIHLNQDVLLLKATGGGKSLCYQILPVHEKKLGVVVSPLISLMKDQVDDLRQKGIRAATLNSESTPDENRATEQALRDGRVNLLYVSPERFVSDRFIRLLKDLPLSLVAVDEAHCISRWGHDFRPEYRKLRMIKDTWPDVPVIAVTATATREVKDDIVRQLHLKNPCVLVGSFNRTNLSYEIRESGNPKRAITKYLDAHRDESGIIYCFSRKSTEELALHLQGEGYSSLPYHAGLPEDIRRKTQESFVRDETRVICATVAFGMGIDKPDIRFVLHYELPKDIESYYQETGRAGRDGMPGECILFYDRDDLAKQLWLINKSDAGEEYKEVQKQKIYTLTRFCESPVCRRHTLLNYFGEKFTETNCGMCDNCRKDTGKVDAGAYARKIFLCVREFNGQIGQRRIVNILCGKKSREFEGPHSQKPGSFGSLMEVSENQANEWVEDLIFQGYIKRSGRKYPVLSLTEDGWKYLRAQKDSPVFLSKPKLSGKILHGAQKRDLSGVRFNQSLFSLLRIQRDDVARRAGIPKYMIFTDPSLIEMAVHYPRTKEEFLKIKGVGLAKWDAYGDLFTMVISKFCAANDISGVDDAR, encoded by the coding sequence ATGTCATTGTATGATACCCTCAGGGATTACTGGGGATACACCTCGTTTCTTCCCCAGCAGGCTGAGGCGATATCAGCTATTCATCTGAATCAGGATGTCCTTTTATTGAAGGCGACGGGGGGAGGGAAGTCCCTCTGCTACCAGATCCTCCCGGTTCACGAAAAAAAACTGGGAGTTGTGGTCTCTCCCTTAATCTCCCTGATGAAGGATCAGGTCGATGATCTCAGGCAGAAAGGCATCCGTGCAGCAACATTAAACAGTGAATCCACACCCGATGAGAATAGGGCGACCGAACAGGCCCTCCGGGACGGGAGGGTCAATTTGCTCTATGTCTCCCCCGAACGGTTTGTCAGCGATCGCTTTATCAGACTTCTCAAAGACCTTCCGCTCTCCCTCGTTGCGGTGGATGAAGCCCACTGCATCTCCCGTTGGGGGCATGATTTCCGGCCGGAATACCGGAAACTCCGGATGATAAAAGATACCTGGCCGGATGTGCCGGTCATCGCAGTGACGGCCACCGCCACCCGTGAGGTAAAAGACGATATCGTCCGGCAGCTGCACCTGAAGAACCCGTGTGTGCTTGTCGGCTCATTTAACCGGACAAATCTCTCTTATGAGATTCGTGAATCCGGGAATCCGAAACGGGCTATTACAAAATATCTGGATGCCCACCGTGATGAGTCAGGCATCATCTACTGCTTTTCCCGGAAGAGCACGGAGGAGCTCGCCCTTCATCTGCAGGGAGAAGGATACTCATCTCTTCCGTACCATGCAGGCCTGCCGGAAGATATCCGGAGGAAAACCCAGGAATCGTTTGTAAGGGATGAGACACGGGTAATCTGTGCGACGGTTGCCTTTGGGATGGGTATCGATAAACCCGATATCCGGTTTGTTCTGCATTATGAACTGCCCAAAGACATTGAATCATACTATCAGGAGACCGGACGGGCGGGGAGGGATGGCATGCCCGGTGAGTGTATTCTGTTCTATGACCGGGACGATCTGGCAAAACAACTCTGGCTCATCAACAAATCTGATGCCGGTGAAGAGTATAAAGAAGTTCAGAAGCAGAAAATCTATACTCTGACCCGTTTTTGTGAATCCCCGGTATGCAGGAGGCATACTCTCCTGAACTATTTTGGTGAGAAATTCACCGAAACAAACTGCGGAATGTGCGACAACTGCCGAAAGGATACCGGGAAAGTTGATGCAGGGGCATATGCACGAAAAATATTCCTCTGTGTCAGGGAATTCAACGGACAAATAGGGCAGAGACGGATTGTGAATATTCTCTGTGGTAAGAAGAGCAGAGAGTTTGAAGGTCCGCATTCGCAAAAACCAGGATCATTTGGTTCTCTTATGGAAGTCTCAGAGAATCAGGCGAATGAGTGGGTTGAGGACCTCATTTTTCAGGGGTATATCAAACGATCCGGCCGGAAATATCCTGTTCTCTCCCTGACGGAAGATGGGTGGAAGTATCTTCGTGCGCAGAAGGATTCCCCGGTTTTCCTCAGTAAACCAAAATTGAGCGGGAAAATATTGCATGGTGCACAGAAACGGGACCTCTCGGGCGTCAGGTTCAATCAGTCCCTCTTTTCCCTCCTCAGGATACAAAGGGATGACGTTGCACGGCGTGCCGGAATTCCGAAATATATGATCTTCACCGACCCGTCGCTAATTGAGATGGCAGTCCACTATCCCCGGACAAAGGAGGAGTTCCTGAAGATAAAAGGCGTTGGTCTCGCTAAATGGGATGCATATGGCGATCTCTTCACGATGGTCATCTCCAAATTCTGTGCTGCTAATGACATTTCCGGTGTGGATGATGCCCGGTAG
- a CDS encoding YIP1 family protein yields the protein MTSSFSDHIRTCLFSFDQGFGEYRDESFRDAFGFYLTLLCAFSLLLTVVIAAGLAAFGPELDIPNAALIFIIPGVFLFSLAGGVISLFIGAAITHIFVLFFKGSGGYLETVRASCYSMVPTLLIGWTIIGAFVTPYWGMAIQVFALHEFHGISKLEAVLAVFIPVVVFVVLYYMFIIAMVFSSMVFIPG from the coding sequence ATGACTTCATCGTTCAGCGATCATATCCGTACCTGCCTCTTCTCCTTTGATCAGGGATTTGGCGAGTACAGGGACGAGTCCTTCAGGGACGCCTTTGGCTTCTACCTGACGCTTCTCTGTGCCTTCTCCCTGCTTCTTACCGTCGTGATTGCCGCCGGTCTTGCGGCGTTCGGCCCGGAGCTGGATATACCCAATGCCGCCCTCATCTTCATTATTCCGGGAGTGTTTTTGTTCTCTCTGGCGGGCGGAGTCATCTCTCTGTTTATCGGTGCCGCAATCACCCATATCTTCGTCCTCTTCTTCAAAGGAAGCGGCGGATACCTGGAAACCGTCCGGGCGTCATGCTACTCCATGGTTCCGACACTTCTCATCGGCTGGACCATTATCGGGGCGTTTGTCACCCCGTACTGGGGCATGGCGATTCAGGTCTTTGCCCTCCATGAATTCCATGGCATATCAAAGCTGGAGGCAGTTCTCGCCGTATTCATCCCGGTTGTGGTCTTTGTCGTACTCTATTATATGTTCATCATTGCTATGGTGTTCAGCTCAATGGTATTCATCCCGGGATAA
- a CDS encoding NAD(P)H-dependent oxidoreductase has product MNVLIIYAHPYPASFNAAMKDQAVSVLQDMGHMVKVSDLYAMKFKAALDQDDFLHPCNRDFFSVPGEQVAGVRNGTLAPDIQAEMKKVEWADLLIFQFPIWWSSTPAILKGWIDRVFAQGFAVNLAEGKLYREGLLAGKKALISTTAGSPPEFYTEDGPHGDINHHLMSLWHNTFEFCGMEVVPTFYVFNAGVMDNLQVSAELERWEEYLRLL; this is encoded by the coding sequence ATGAATGTTCTCATAATTTATGCCCATCCGTATCCTGCATCGTTTAATGCGGCCATGAAGGACCAGGCAGTTTCGGTCCTGCAGGATATGGGTCACATGGTGAAGGTATCAGATCTGTATGCGATGAAGTTCAAGGCGGCCCTTGATCAGGATGACTTTCTCCACCCCTGCAACAGGGATTTCTTCTCGGTTCCGGGGGAACAGGTGGCAGGGGTCAGAAACGGCACACTGGCTCCCGACATTCAGGCGGAGATGAAAAAGGTTGAGTGGGCGGATCTGCTGATCTTTCAGTTTCCTATCTGGTGGAGTTCGACGCCCGCCATCCTGAAGGGGTGGATTGACCGGGTCTTTGCACAGGGATTTGCGGTGAATCTTGCAGAGGGTAAACTCTACCGTGAAGGTCTGCTTGCCGGTAAAAAGGCGCTGATATCAACAACGGCCGGGTCTCCGCCGGAATTCTACACTGAGGACGGGCCGCATGGCGATATTAATCATCATCTGATGAGCCTCTGGCACAATACGTTTGAGTTTTGCGGCATGGAGGTTGTGCCAACCTTCTATGTGTTTAATGCGGGTGTGATGGATAATCTGCAGGTTAGTGCCGAACTGGAACGGTGGGAGGAGTATCTGCGCCTGCTGTGA
- a CDS encoding MFS transporter, whose amino-acid sequence MMKSGGNFKWGVLTIICMAVFIMVIDTTIMNVSITALVQDLNTTVPIIQAIIAIYALVMASFMLIGGKLQDVLGRKKAFLIGTGIYGIGTFTASMSWNATILLIGWAILEGLGAILMMPATTTFLTSTYSGRDLAFAFGMWGGIGAAGAAFGPILGGYLTTFYSWRWAFRIELVVVILILVLSYLLTESRPTLKWRDLDVVGTLLSFAGLFAIVMGILLMRNYELWQYISTLIGGGLLIMGVFFLWQKRRKTTGRIPLVDISIFRNRSFVLGNTIGVVQNIAFAGFLFIIPVFYQQVTGISAFETGLLLLPMSIAVFIFSIGGARLSAFISPKHLLIAGLLLGMAGSFMLRGIFGLGTGTTDFIPGSVVLGVGLGIVLSQVTNLTLSSVPDEHATDAAGVLNTLRQLGTSLGTAIIGVILIIFIYAGIVDEVEQQAAVAGIPAGQLATGLQGWVDKMQTGSPEIAVPDTVLAQLADIADTAIGAGMLHCFDAITLFFGIALIASLFLPRKTPPPEHDKKV is encoded by the coding sequence ATGATGAAATCCGGGGGGAATTTCAAATGGGGTGTGCTCACCATCATCTGCATGGCGGTCTTCATCATGGTCATCGACACGACCATCATGAATGTCTCAATCACAGCGCTTGTCCAGGATCTGAACACGACCGTGCCCATCATTCAGGCAATCATCGCGATATATGCTCTCGTGATGGCGTCGTTCATGCTCATCGGCGGCAAACTGCAGGACGTCCTCGGGCGGAAGAAGGCGTTTCTCATTGGTACTGGCATCTACGGTATCGGCACGTTCACCGCCTCAATGAGCTGGAACGCAACCATTCTTCTCATCGGCTGGGCCATCCTCGAGGGTCTGGGTGCGATTCTGATGATGCCTGCAACCACCACGTTTCTGACCAGCACCTACAGCGGGAGGGATCTTGCCTTCGCCTTCGGGATGTGGGGGGGCATCGGCGCCGCTGGTGCCGCGTTCGGGCCAATTCTCGGCGGATATCTCACCACATTCTACAGCTGGCGCTGGGCCTTCCGAATCGAGCTCGTGGTCGTCATCCTCATCCTCGTCTTATCATACCTCCTCACGGAGTCACGTCCCACCCTGAAGTGGCGTGATCTTGATGTCGTCGGCACTCTCCTCTCCTTTGCCGGACTCTTTGCCATTGTAATGGGCATCCTGCTCATGCGAAACTACGAGCTCTGGCAATACATCTCCACGCTGATCGGCGGGGGTCTGCTTATCATGGGTGTATTCTTTCTCTGGCAGAAACGGCGCAAAACCACAGGGCGCATACCCCTTGTAGACATCAGCATATTCCGCAACCGGAGCTTTGTCCTCGGCAACACCATTGGCGTTGTCCAGAACATCGCGTTCGCGGGCTTTCTCTTCATCATCCCGGTATTCTACCAGCAGGTGACCGGCATCAGCGCCTTTGAAACGGGCCTCCTCCTCCTCCCGATGTCGATTGCGGTCTTCATCTTCTCGATTGGCGGAGCCCGCCTTTCCGCATTCATCAGCCCGAAACATCTCCTCATTGCAGGCCTCCTATTGGGCATGGCAGGCTCGTTCATGCTCAGGGGCATCTTCGGGCTCGGGACCGGCACCACCGATTTCATACCCGGCTCCGTTGTCCTGGGAGTAGGCCTCGGAATTGTACTCTCGCAGGTCACAAACCTCACCCTTTCATCGGTACCGGACGAACACGCCACCGATGCCGCAGGCGTACTGAATACGCTTCGCCAGCTGGGCACCTCACTTGGCACCGCCATTATCGGAGTGATTCTGATCATCTTCATCTACGCGGGGATTGTTGACGAGGTCGAACAGCAGGCTGCGGTGGCCGGCATCCCCGCCGGGCAGCTGGCAACGGGGCTCCAGGGATGGGTAGATAAAATGCAGACCGGCAGTCCTGAAATCGCTGTCCCGGACACAGTTCTTGCACAGCTGGCTGATATCGCTGACACCGCCATCGGTGCAGGGATGCTCCACTGCTTTGATGCCATCACGCTCTTCTTCGGCATTGCACTTATTGCGAGCCTCTTTTTACCCCGGAAAACTCCTCCGCCAGAACATGACAAAAAGGTCTGA
- a CDS encoding GNAT family protein: MQTTWTSPTLTFSYIRLEDLAPISEMLAKETVCRWLFFGPNTPEVTQAYFLPFVDENTLALAENRMPGHFVFTIRNRETGSFIGQCALLAEDFSPGAYLVGYQIDDPFWNRGIGSEAVTFLVWFAFRVAGAYRLNADTAAGNRGSVRVLEKGGFVPEGCQRKYWYARGGYHDRLLFGLLAEEIEEEVLCTLDRLFS; the protein is encoded by the coding sequence ATGCAGACCACCTGGACGTCGCCCACCCTCACCTTTTCATATATCAGGCTCGAAGACCTGGCCCCGATATCAGAGATGCTTGCAAAGGAGACGGTCTGCCGCTGGCTCTTCTTTGGCCCGAACACCCCGGAAGTGACCCAGGCCTATTTCCTCCCCTTTGTGGATGAGAACACTCTCGCACTCGCTGAGAACAGGATGCCCGGCCACTTTGTCTTCACGATCCGGAACCGGGAAACCGGGAGCTTCATCGGCCAGTGTGCGCTCCTTGCAGAGGATTTTTCTCCCGGGGCATACCTTGTCGGATACCAGATCGACGATCCCTTCTGGAACAGGGGCATCGGTTCGGAGGCGGTCACCTTCCTTGTCTGGTTTGCATTCCGTGTTGCAGGAGCCTACCGCCTTAACGCCGATACTGCCGCAGGAAACAGGGGCTCGGTGAGGGTCCTGGAGAAGGGGGGGTTTGTCCCTGAAGGATGCCAGCGAAAATACTGGTATGCAAGGGGAGGCTACCATGACCGCCTCCTCTTCGGCCTTCTCGCAGAAGAGATCGAAGAGGAGGTGCTTTGCACCCTCGACCGGCTCTTTTCCTGA
- a CDS encoding bile acid:sodium symporter: MLPTIGLTLPLELSIYLFLVATMFSMGLGLTMREIAAPLRHRWLIGVALFINLILIPLAGISVVRMLPMDIGVAAGLLIVACAPGSTIGPKLAEFSKGDVSLAISIMFFLSVLAIFTTPVTLTLILPGAITEQIDFFSVMTTLIILIFLPMVAGMAINSRCRACADRIRRPVFIFSNLTIVIFGIIFIWVQVTGEVRFIDSFYSVGIAATAAVFILVAFSMVIGYLLGGPEKHNRQVIATSSANRNLGVSLLVGASALAGHGEAFLIIIVYAIVQTLVSGLTAVKWGQKVRREEKRKRRERMRNEDVNQD; the protein is encoded by the coding sequence ATGCTTCCGACCATAGGTCTTACCCTGCCCCTTGAACTTTCCATCTACCTCTTTCTGGTGGCAACGATGTTCTCGATGGGGCTTGGCCTGACGATGCGTGAGATTGCAGCACCTCTCCGGCATCGCTGGCTGATAGGGGTTGCCCTTTTCATCAATCTCATCCTCATTCCCCTGGCCGGCATCTCTGTGGTCCGGATGCTTCCCATGGACATCGGGGTCGCAGCAGGCCTGCTCATCGTCGCCTGTGCCCCGGGTTCGACCATCGGTCCGAAACTCGCGGAGTTCTCCAAAGGCGATGTATCTCTTGCCATCAGCATCATGTTCTTTTTAAGTGTGCTTGCGATATTCACCACTCCCGTCACTCTCACCCTCATTCTCCCCGGGGCCATCACGGAGCAGATTGACTTTTTCTCTGTGATGACCACCCTTATCATCCTCATATTTCTGCCCATGGTCGCAGGTATGGCCATCAACTCCCGATGCAGGGCATGTGCCGACAGAATACGGAGGCCGGTGTTTATCTTCTCGAATCTCACGATCGTCATCTTCGGCATCATCTTCATCTGGGTACAGGTGACAGGCGAGGTCAGGTTCATCGATTCGTTCTACAGTGTTGGCATCGCCGCTACGGCGGCCGTCTTTATTCTGGTGGCATTCTCGATGGTCATCGGCTATCTTCTGGGCGGCCCGGAGAAACACAACCGGCAGGTGATTGCCACCAGTTCTGCCAACAGGAATCTCGGCGTATCCCTCCTCGTGGGGGCAAGCGCCCTCGCAGGCCACGGGGAGGCATTTCTTATCATCATTGTCTATGCAATCGTCCAGACGCTGGTATCCGGACTGACTGCCGTGAAATGGGGCCAGAAGGTGAGACGGGAGGAGAAGCGGAAGAGGAGAGAACGGATGCGAAATGAGGATGTGAATCAGGATTGA
- a CDS encoding phosphate uptake regulator PhoU — translation MANMEIRKVQRSGGSSLIVSLPKKWVDATNIQKNDAVGLIIQSDGTLLLTPNTTGVQLQRKKIFMVDAGTDRSLILREMVGAYITGYTEIVIRSRHRLPADIIEQVRNFTVMSIGQEIVMETDTEITVKDLLNPTEMPIENTLRRMAVIATKMSEDATTALRDHNSSLAASVIERDGDVDRLQWLVARQVNLIFSDVNLSRRMDIPVATASGYIQIAKIIERIADHATKIARNAIELTDIGIENGICESIQRAERDAMAIFRAAMEAFHSGDLEKANTTIGHTDNLEERCREVSSLALSFDAAHAIHFVYIADSLRRMGDYSADICEHTINHIVGSHP, via the coding sequence ATGGCAAACATGGAGATCCGGAAGGTGCAGCGGAGCGGCGGCTCCTCATTGATTGTATCCCTCCCGAAAAAATGGGTGGATGCAACCAACATTCAGAAAAATGACGCGGTGGGCCTGATTATCCAGAGCGACGGGACACTGCTTCTGACACCGAATACCACCGGTGTGCAGCTACAGAGAAAAAAGATTTTCATGGTTGATGCAGGAACAGACCGTTCCCTCATTCTCCGTGAAATGGTCGGAGCCTACATTACCGGCTATACGGAGATTGTGATCCGTTCCCGGCACCGGCTGCCTGCAGATATTATTGAGCAGGTGCGGAATTTCACCGTGATGTCCATCGGGCAGGAGATTGTGATGGAGACGGACACGGAGATCACGGTAAAGGATCTCCTTAATCCGACAGAGATGCCGATTGAAAACACCCTGCGCAGGATGGCCGTTATTGCGACAAAGATGAGTGAGGATGCAACCACTGCCCTGCGGGACCATAACAGCTCTCTTGCAGCCTCAGTCATTGAACGTGATGGTGATGTGGACCGCCTCCAGTGGCTGGTCGCCCGGCAGGTTAACCTGATCTTCTCAGATGTGAACCTCTCCCGCCGGATGGACATCCCGGTCGCAACCGCCTCCGGTTATATCCAGATCGCAAAGATTATCGAGCGGATTGCAGATCACGCCACAAAGATTGCCCGAAACGCTATTGAACTGACGGACATCGGGATTGAAAACGGCATCTGTGAATCAATCCAACGGGCAGAACGTGACGCGATGGCCATATTCCGGGCTGCAATGGAGGCATTTCACTCCGGCGATCTGGAAAAGGCAAACACGACCATCGGACATACCGATAATCTGGAGGAACGCTGTCGGGAGGTGAGCAGCCTTGCCCTCTCGTTTGACGCGGCACATGCGATTCACTTCGTCTATATCGCAGATTCCCTCCGGCGCATGGGGGACTATTCAGCTGACATCTGTGAGCACACCATTAACCATATCGTGGGCTCACATCCCTGA
- a CDS encoding phosphate ABC transporter substrate-binding protein PstS family protein, which produces MNMRSKPFIAFSLGVILLATAFVCGCTDSGPAPAETGTISVTGSTTVLPLAQLAAEAYMDAHREADIQVSGGGSSVGVKAVGEGTAEIGMASRELKSSESEAYPGLVRHVVAKDAIAIIVNPSNTVSDLSVAQIKSIYRGDVTNWKDVGGPDETIVVVGRDSASGTREYFLESVMDKEDFTTSQLEKNSNGAVRQTVAQTPGAIGYVGLGYLDGTVKAVPVNNGSATVDASVATVLSGEYPIARGLNMYTVGQPAGLAADYLAFIMSPDGQALVAEEGFVPIA; this is translated from the coding sequence ATGAACATGCGTTCTAAACCATTCATTGCATTTTCACTGGGAGTCATTCTGCTGGCAACGGCGTTTGTCTGCGGATGTACCGACTCCGGTCCTGCCCCGGCAGAGACCGGGACCATCTCTGTGACCGGTTCAACCACCGTCCTTCCGCTTGCGCAGCTGGCTGCTGAGGCATACATGGATGCTCACCGGGAAGCCGATATTCAGGTCTCCGGCGGTGGTTCGTCTGTGGGTGTGAAGGCAGTCGGTGAAGGCACGGCAGAAATAGGCATGGCATCCCGTGAACTGAAGTCATCAGAATCTGAGGCCTACCCGGGTCTGGTCCGGCACGTTGTTGCAAAGGACGCCATTGCGATCATCGTCAATCCGTCCAACACGGTTTCTGACCTTAGCGTGGCACAGATAAAATCCATCTATCGCGGTGACGTCACCAACTGGAAGGATGTCGGCGGCCCGGATGAGACCATCGTCGTTGTCGGCCGTGACAGTGCCTCCGGTACCCGTGAATACTTCCTTGAATCGGTGATGGACAAGGAAGACTTCACCACCAGTCAGCTTGAGAAGAACTCGAACGGCGCTGTCCGGCAGACTGTTGCACAGACGCCGGGCGCCATTGGCTATGTGGGACTTGGCTACCTGGATGGTACCGTGAAGGCAGTTCCGGTCAACAACGGCAGCGCTACGGTTGATGCAAGCGTTGCAACCGTCCTCTCCGGCGAATACCCGATTGCCCGTGGGCTGAACATGTATACCGTGGGGCAGCCGGCCGGTCTTGCCGCCGATTACCTTGCCTTCATCATGAGCCCTGACGGTCAGGCACTCGTGGCAGAAGAAGGATTTGTTCCGATTGCCTGA
- the pstA gene encoding phosphate ABC transporter permease PstA, translating into MMEQEQQTTGTPAVSAELTSGQRAYWKERIIRSVWFATAAFGVLTVFFILAFLVKDALGIFATATPWEFLFGATWNPTGTVPAYGTLPLWVGTILVTIGAMVIAAPLGVACAIVIAELASPRMKAIFKPAIELLAGIPSVVYGFFGLIVLTDVIRVNFSVPTGETWLAGSILLGIMALPTIISVSEDAISAVPKEYREGSLALGTTRWQTISQVVVPSALSGITAALILGIGRAVGETMAVLMVTGNAPLIPDPLYNVLSPIRTLTGTLGIEVGETAIGSAHYHALFGVALLLLLITLIVNLSATRILSHIRARQTGTGRESGMIAALFARYGREIRILVAALILCVVAVFVSPLAAGAFVLAGALWWYLPSRIQPRHQQHVAFVLLYAAIGVVLAALGIILGYIVINGLPAISWEFLTTAPRALGREGGIFPAIVGTLYLVAGAIVIALPIGVGAAIYLIEYTRENVITRIIRSGVDLLNGTPSIVFGLFGFSFLVLYLNLGISLVAGQITLALMVLPTVIRTTEEALRSVPASLREGSLALGATQWQTISRVVLPPAMPGIITGAILSIGRAAGETAPVMFTAVVFSSRFLPSSLSDPVMALPYHLYILATNVPGAEANQYGTALVLVALVAVIYLGAIAVRTHYQKSIRW; encoded by the coding sequence ATGATGGAACAGGAACAACAGACGACTGGTACTCCCGCAGTATCCGCTGAACTGACCTCAGGACAAAGAGCCTACTGGAAAGAACGTATCATCCGTTCCGTCTGGTTTGCAACCGCCGCCTTCGGCGTGCTCACGGTATTCTTTATCCTTGCATTTCTGGTCAAAGACGCCCTTGGGATCTTTGCCACCGCAACGCCATGGGAGTTTCTCTTCGGCGCTACCTGGAATCCGACCGGCACGGTACCGGCATACGGGACTCTTCCGCTATGGGTTGGCACCATCCTTGTGACCATCGGTGCGATGGTCATCGCAGCACCCCTGGGCGTTGCATGTGCGATTGTCATTGCAGAACTTGCATCACCCCGTATGAAGGCGATATTTAAGCCTGCCATTGAGCTTCTGGCAGGCATCCCATCGGTCGTTTATGGGTTTTTTGGCCTGATTGTCCTCACTGATGTTATCCGGGTGAATTTTTCCGTCCCCACCGGTGAAACCTGGCTCGCCGGCTCCATCCTCCTGGGCATCATGGCCCTCCCCACGATTATCAGCGTCTCGGAAGATGCCATATCAGCGGTGCCGAAGGAGTACCGGGAAGGGTCACTCGCTCTTGGAACCACCCGGTGGCAGACCATCTCGCAGGTGGTCGTCCCCTCCGCCCTCTCCGGCATCACCGCAGCGCTCATCCTCGGCATCGGCCGGGCGGTCGGCGAGACGATGGCGGTCCTGATGGTCACCGGCAATGCCCCCCTCATCCCTGACCCGCTCTATAATGTCCTCTCCCCAATACGGACCCTGACCGGCACACTGGGTATTGAGGTAGGGGAGACAGCCATCGGCAGTGCCCATTACCACGCCCTCTTCGGCGTCGCCCTGCTTCTTCTCCTTATAACCCTTATTGTCAATCTCTCGGCAACCAGAATTCTCAGCCATATCCGGGCCAGACAGACCGGGACCGGCAGGGAGTCCGGTATGATTGCCGCACTCTTCGCCCGGTATGGTCGGGAGATCCGGATCCTTGTGGCAGCTCTTATCCTGTGTGTGGTGGCAGTGTTCGTCTCACCACTGGCGGCTGGTGCGTTCGTTCTTGCCGGTGCCCTCTGGTGGTATCTTCCTTCACGCATTCAGCCCCGGCACCAGCAGCATGTGGCATTTGTCCTTCTGTATGCTGCCATCGGCGTAGTGCTTGCTGCGCTTGGCATCATCCTTGGATATATTGTCATAAACGGCCTTCCGGCAATCAGCTGGGAATTTTTAACCACTGCACCACGGGCCCTCGGGCGGGAAGGCGGCATCTTCCCGGCTATCGTCGGCACACTATACCTTGTCGCCGGAGCAATCGTGATTGCACTTCCAATCGGAGTCGGCGCAGCAATCTATCTCATCGAGTACACCCGTGAGAATGTGATCACCAGAATCATCCGGTCAGGTGTGGACCTCCTGAATGGCACACCGTCCATTGTATTCGGCCTTTTTGGCTTCTCCTTTCTGGTCTTATACCTCAACCTTGGCATCAGCCTCGTTGCAGGGCAAATCACCCTCGCCCTGATGGTCCTTCCGACGGTCATCCGGACGACAGAAGAGGCGCTCCGGAGCGTCCCCGCATCCCTCAGGGAGGGAAGCCTTGCCCTGGGTGCCACCCAATGGCAGACCATCTCGCGGGTAGTTCTCCCTCCCGCCATGCCCGGTATCATCACCGGAGCGATTCTTTCCATCGGGCGTGCGGCAGGTGAGACGGCCCCTGTCATGTTCACCGCAGTTGTCTTCTCATCCCGGTTCCTTCCGTCGTCTCTCTCTGATCCGGTCATGGCCCTGCCCTATCATCTCTACATCCTCGCGACAAATGTCCCGGGTGCAGAGGCAAACCAGTATGGGACCGCACTGGTGCTCGTTGCACTGGTGGCAGTCATCTATCTCGGTGCAATCGCAGTCAGAACACATTATCAGAAAAGTATCCGGTGGTAA